Proteins found in one Podarcis muralis chromosome 5, rPodMur119.hap1.1, whole genome shotgun sequence genomic segment:
- the TMED5 gene encoding transmembrane emp24 domain-containing protein 5 → MEAEMRRCLLASLLPLLLVLLPPPGASAFATALDSDFTFTLPAGRKECFFQSMQKEASLEIEYQVLDGAGLDIDFHLLSPKGEALVFEQRKSDGVHTVETEDGDYMFCFDNTFSTLSDKVIFFELILDNMGDEEEDWKNYITGTDLLDMKLEDILESVNSVKSRLSKSIHIQTLLKAFEARDRNIQESNFDRVNFWSMVNLAIMVVVSAVQVYMLRSLFEDKRKTRT, encoded by the exons ATGGAGGCGGAGATGCGGCGGTGCCTGCTGGCCTCCCTCCTGCCGCTGCTCTTGGTGCTGCTGCCTCCGCCGGGCGCCTCGGCTTTCGCCACCGCCTTGGACAGCGACTTCACTTTTACCCTGCCCGCCGGCCGCAAGGAGTGCTTCTTCCAGAGCATGCAGAAGGAGGCCTCTCTGGAGATCGAGTATCAG GTTCTCGATGGAGCAGGTTTAGATATTGATTTCCATCTATTATCACCAAAAGGTGAAGCACTAGTTTTTGAACAGAGAAAATCGGATGGAGTCCATAC GGTGGAGACAGAGGATGGTGACTATATGTTCTGCTTTGACAACACATTCAGCACTCTGTCAGATAAGGTGATTTTCTTTGAACTGATATTGGATAACATGGGAGATgaagaggaagattggaagaactaTATCACTGGCACAGATCTTCTGGATATGAAGCTAGAAGATATTCTG GAATCGGTTAACAGTGTGAAGTCCAGGCTAAGCAAAAGTATCCATATTCAGACCCTGCTCAAAGCATTTGAAGCTCGTGATAGAAACATACAAGAAAGCAACTTTGACAGGGTAAACTTCTGGTCCATGGTCAACCTTGCAATAATGGTGGTGGTGTCAGCTGTCCAAGTTTACATGCTGAGGAGTCTTTTTGAAGATAAAAGGAAAACTAGAACATAA